The genomic interval GCCACAGAATTTATTTAATTTTCTAAAAATAAATTTCATCGACTGCTGATGTAACCTAAACCAGATCCAATACGAATTTGTGTCTTCTTACTTCCTCCAAAAGCCCGTTTCTATCCAGCCAGTCAGCATTATAATACGTATTCATGTATCTGTCTCCGGAATCGCATATCAGAGTTACAATCGAACCTGATTCTCCCTTTGCTTTCATTTCTCTTGCCAACTCTATTACACCAAAAAAATTGGTTCCTGTTGATCCTCCAACTCGTTTATTGAGAAGAGAAGTAAGCGTTAACATTGCTGCAAAACTACCTGCATCCGGCACCTGAATCATGTGATCTACAACATTGCGCAAAAATGACGGCTCTACCCTGGGCCGGCCAATTCCTTCTACCCGCGAACCAAATTCACTGCAAAGTTCTGTATCATTATTTTTCCAGTATTCATAAAAAACCGAACGTTCAGGATCAACCACGCAAATCTGGGTATCATGTTGTTCATACCGTACGTAACGCCCCAATGTAGCGGAAGTTCCTCCTGTTCCAGCTCCGGTAACTATCCAGCGCGGCACAGGATGAGCTTCATGTTTCATCTGTCGGAAAATGGATTCCGCAATATTATTATTTCCCCGCCAAT from Dyadobacter sp. NIV53 carries:
- a CDS encoding PLP-dependent cysteine synthase family protein, translating into MNHTTFQNPRHTWVGSAVSKVEADYQRSADTHLIFLKLQSFPDIDFYFKDESTHPSGSLKHRLARSLFLYAICNGWVQEGTTIVEASSGSTAVSEAYFAKLLGLPFIAVMPKSTSPDKIQAIEFYGGKCHYVDHPAEVYAVSHQIAKETGGHFMDQFTFAERATDWRGNNNIAESIFRQMKHEAHPVPRWIVTGAGTGGTSATLGRYVRYEQHDTQICVVDPERSVFYEYWKNNDTELCSEFGSRVEGIGRPRVEPSFLRNVVDHMIQVPDAGSFAAMLTLTSLLNKRVGGSTGTNFFGVIELAREMKAKGESGSIVTLICDSGDRYMNTYYNADWLDRNGLLEEVRRHKFVLDLV